In Primulina eburnea isolate SZY01 chromosome 14, ASM2296580v1, whole genome shotgun sequence, the following proteins share a genomic window:
- the LOC140811159 gene encoding uncharacterized protein, translated as MSVLQIRKSNLDNVANDILYKTLDKNKFNKIKMCKSAKEIWEKLIQLCEGNEQTKENKLSVAVQKFDKIKMKAGESMRDFDERVSNIVNELNVLRRVHSNKEIALKVMLDLPKE; from the coding sequence ATGAGTGTACTTCAGATAAGAAAGTCTAACTTGGACAATGTTGCCAATGACATCTTGTATAAAACTCTggacaaaaataaatttaacaaaatcaaaatgtgtaaATCAGCTAAGGAAATCTGGGAAAAGCTAATCCAgctttgtgaaggaaatgagcagacaaaagaaaacaagctGTCAGTTGCTGTTCAGAAATTTGATAAAATCAAGATGAAAGCTGGAGAATCTATGCGTGACTTTGATGAAAGAGTCAGCAACATAGTGAATGAACTGAATGTACTTAGAAGAGTGCACTCAAATAAAGAGATTGCCCTGAAAGTAATGCTCGATCTTCCCAAGGAGTGA
- the LOC140812720 gene encoding protein disulfide-isomerase like 2-1, which translates to MARLWICSAFALILCLFAHAFADDVVVLTDDNFEKEVGQNRGALVEFYAPWCGHCKKLAPEYENLGASFKKAKSVLIGKVDCDEHKNLCSKYGVSGYPTIQWFPKGSLEPKKYEGERSAEALTEFVNSEGGTNVKIAKIPSSVVVLTSDNFDEIVLDEKKDVLVEFYAPWCGHCKNLAPTYEKVAKAFDVEEDVVIANVDADNYKDLAEKYGVSGFPTLKFFPKDKKAGEDYDGGRDLDDFVNFINEKCGTSRNGKGQLTSKAGVVETLNSLVKEFISATNEDKKAVFNRIEEEAEKLTGSTARYGKIYVKAAKSCLDKGADYAKKEVQRLERMLAKSISPAKADEFTLKRNVMSTFTSDH; encoded by the exons ATGGCGAGACTGTGGATCTGCTCAGCATTCGCTTTGATTTTGTGCCTGTTTGCTCATGCGTTTGCCGACGATGTCGTGGTGTTGACCGATGATAACTTTGAGAAAGAGGTTGGCCAAAATCGAGGAGCTCTCGTTGAGTTCTACGCCCCCTG GTGTGGACACTGTAAAAAGCTTGCTCCCGAGTATGAAAACCTTGGTGCGAGTTTCAAGAAGGCCAAATCAGTTTTGATTGGCAAG GTTGATTGTGATGAGCACAAAAATCTTTGCAGTAAATATGGGGTTTCTGGCTATCCCACCATCCAATGGTTTCCCAAGGGCTCTTTGGAGCCAAAAAA GTATGAAGGTGAACGTAGTGCAGAAGCCCTTACCGAATTTGTAAACAGTGAAGGAG GGACAAATGTTAAGATTGCTAAAATCCCTTCGAGTGTAGTGGTTCTAACTTCCGACAACTTTGATGAAATTGTACTTGATGAGAAAAAAGATGTCCTTGTGGAGTTTTATGCACCCTG GTGTGGTCATTGCAAGAACCTTGCTCCT ACTTACGAAAAGGTTGCAAAAGCATTCGACGTGGAAGAAGATGTTGTGATTGCGAATGTTGATGCTGATAATTACAAGGATCTTGCAGAGAA GTATGGAGTGAGTGGTTTTCCTACCCTGAAGTTCTTCCCGAAGGACAAGAAGGCTGGTGAAGATTATGATGGTGGCAGAGATTTAGATGACTTTGTTAACTTCATCAATGAAAAGTGTGGAACTAGTCGAAATGGTAAAGGACAATTGACTTCTAAG GCCGGTGTTGTTGAGACCCTAAATAGCTTAGTGAAGGAATTTATAAGTGCAACAAATGAGGATAAAAAGGCTGTATTCAACCGGATAGAAGAGGAAGCTGAAAAACTTACAGGGTCTACCGCAAG ATACGGGAAGATATACGTGAAAGCTGCCAAGAGTTGCTTGGACAAAGGTGCTGATTATGCCAAAAAAGAAGTTCAGCGACTAGAACGCATGCTAGCTAAG TCTATCAGCCCAGCCAAGGCGGATGAGTTCACACTAAAGAGAAATGTCATGTCCACATTTACCTCAGACCATTGA